The proteins below come from a single Cupriavidus pauculus genomic window:
- a CDS encoding 2-hydroxyacid dehydrogenase: MTLAPTRIAFISQSASLDYFGPLMADALPHAEVSVWPDPRCLEADIAVCWIPPPGIYARMPRLRLIHGIAAGVDNILEGQDTRGLPVCRVVEPGLTQGMVEYVRWSVLYFHRDFDHMAMQQRERVWKRLPLRPAADCRVGVMGLGELGGVVARTLRDDGYDVGGWSRSPREIDGVATWHGDEGLPAFLARTDVLICLLPLTDATRGILGARTFAQLPRGAAIVHCGRGEHLAVDALTDALSTGHLRGAVLDVFPVEPLPEDSPLWRCPGVVVTPHMASMASSAEIVRQVAANVARLGSGEPLRNTVDLARGY; encoded by the coding sequence ATGACCCTCGCACCGACCCGTATCGCTTTCATCAGCCAGTCCGCGTCGCTCGACTATTTCGGGCCGCTGATGGCGGACGCGCTGCCGCACGCGGAAGTCTCCGTGTGGCCGGACCCGCGTTGCCTCGAGGCCGATATCGCCGTGTGCTGGATCCCGCCGCCTGGCATCTATGCGCGCATGCCGCGCCTGCGCCTGATCCATGGCATTGCCGCGGGCGTCGACAATATCCTCGAGGGGCAGGACACGCGCGGGCTGCCCGTCTGCCGCGTGGTCGAGCCCGGGCTCACGCAGGGCATGGTCGAGTACGTGCGCTGGTCGGTGCTGTATTTCCATCGCGACTTCGACCATATGGCGATGCAACAGCGCGAGCGCGTCTGGAAGCGGCTCCCGCTGCGGCCCGCCGCCGACTGCCGCGTGGGCGTGATGGGCCTGGGCGAACTCGGCGGCGTGGTGGCGCGCACGCTGCGCGACGATGGCTACGACGTGGGCGGCTGGTCGCGTTCGCCGCGCGAGATCGATGGCGTGGCCACCTGGCATGGCGACGAAGGTCTGCCGGCCTTCCTCGCACGCACCGACGTGCTGATCTGCCTGCTGCCGCTGACCGATGCCACGCGCGGCATTCTGGGCGCGCGCACGTTCGCGCAGCTGCCGCGCGGCGCGGCCATCGTTCATTGCGGCCGGGGCGAGCATCTGGCCGTCGATGCGCTGACCGACGCGCTGTCCACCGGGCATCTGCGCGGCGCCGTGCTCGACGTGTTTCCCGTGGAGCCTTTGCCCGAAGACAGTCCGCTATGGCGCTGCCCCGGCGTCGTGGTCACGCCGCATATGGCGTCGATGGCCTCGTCGGCCGAGATCGTGAGGCAGGTCGCCGCGAACGTCGCGCGCCTGGGCAGCGGCGAGCCGTTACGCAATACCGTAGATCTCGCACGCGGGTACTGA
- a CDS encoding ABC transporter permease: MLDIVIKRLISTIPVMLIVATLVFLLLRLAPGDPARVIAGDMASEDTIAQIRTEMGLDQSVGTQYVRWLGALAQGDLGHSVLSKQPVATLIAARLGPTFSLAGGAILLTVVLAIPFGVLAAWRHRRLADRGIMAGAVLAFSVPAFVVGYLLILVFSVKLNWLPVQGYTPVAEGFGDYLAHLVLPVITLATIFVALITRITRASLLDVLGEDFVRTARAKGVTERYVLFRHALRNAAIPIVTVVGVALTTLISGVVVTETVFNISGVGRLIVDAVLARDYPVVQGTILFFSFLYVFINLLIDIAYVVLDPRIRY; the protein is encoded by the coding sequence ATGCTAGACATCGTCATCAAGCGGCTGATCTCGACCATCCCGGTCATGCTGATCGTGGCCACGCTCGTGTTCCTGCTGTTGCGGCTCGCGCCCGGCGACCCCGCGCGCGTGATTGCCGGCGATATGGCGAGCGAGGACACGATCGCGCAGATCCGCACCGAAATGGGCCTCGACCAGTCGGTTGGCACGCAGTACGTGCGCTGGCTCGGCGCGCTGGCGCAGGGGGACCTCGGGCACTCGGTGCTGTCCAAGCAGCCCGTGGCCACGCTGATCGCCGCGCGGCTCGGCCCCACGTTCTCGCTCGCGGGTGGCGCCATCCTGCTTACGGTGGTGCTGGCCATTCCGTTCGGCGTGCTCGCCGCATGGCGGCATCGGCGACTGGCGGACCGCGGCATCATGGCCGGCGCGGTGCTCGCGTTTTCCGTGCCCGCGTTCGTGGTCGGCTATCTGCTGATCCTCGTGTTCTCGGTCAAGCTGAACTGGCTACCCGTGCAGGGCTACACGCCCGTGGCCGAAGGGTTTGGCGACTACCTGGCGCATCTGGTGCTGCCCGTCATCACGCTGGCCACGATCTTCGTGGCGCTGATCACGCGCATTACGCGGGCCAGCCTGCTGGACGTGCTCGGCGAGGATTTCGTGCGCACCGCGCGCGCCAAGGGCGTGACCGAACGCTACGTGCTGTTCCGCCACGCGCTGCGCAACGCCGCCATCCCGATCGTGACGGTCGTGGGCGTGGCGCTGACCACGCTGATCAGCGGCGTGGTGGTCACGGAAACGGTGTTCAACATCTCGGGCGTCGGGCGGCTCATCGTCGATGCGGTGCTCGCGCGCGACTATCCGGTGGTGCAGGGCACGATCCTGTTCTTCTCGTTCCTGTACGTGTTCATCAACCTGCTGATCGACATCGCCTACGTGGTGCTCGATCCGCGCATCCGCTACTGA
- a CDS encoding response regulator transcription factor encodes MKLALLTRNQAVRQTIAAFSTMETDWNPSYFHDRLDLLRHLASREAIDVVVIDADFDLEAVSRIASWRACHARSDYAILVIGQFPQRDAMARAFAMGGDDIAVGPFHVEELHARTAHCVARLRERSRQVTHVEIGDYLLDRPSQTALLRGQNVGLTAREFALAWLFFSLPGALLTRPRIAMDIWGQPPEQVSRALEQHIYKVRRKLCLDGEAGFKLKAVYGGGYRLDATLSTRASDAMGSLTSLDVQGAMRGAMQGA; translated from the coding sequence GTGAAACTCGCCTTGCTCACCCGGAATCAGGCCGTGCGGCAGACCATCGCGGCCTTCTCGACGATGGAAACCGACTGGAATCCATCGTATTTCCATGACAGGCTGGATCTGTTGCGCCATCTGGCGTCGCGGGAGGCCATCGACGTCGTCGTGATCGATGCGGACTTCGATCTCGAAGCGGTCAGCCGCATCGCTTCCTGGCGCGCGTGCCATGCGCGCAGCGACTACGCGATTCTCGTGATCGGACAGTTCCCGCAGCGCGACGCGATGGCGCGCGCGTTTGCGATGGGCGGGGACGACATTGCGGTGGGACCCTTCCACGTGGAAGAGCTGCATGCGCGCACCGCGCACTGCGTGGCACGGCTGCGCGAACGGAGCCGGCAGGTCACGCATGTGGAAATCGGCGACTATCTGCTGGACCGGCCCTCGCAGACGGCGCTGCTGCGCGGACAGAACGTGGGACTCACCGCGCGGGAGTTCGCGCTGGCGTGGCTGTTCTTCTCGCTGCCCGGGGCATTGCTGACGCGGCCGCGCATTGCGATGGACATCTGGGGCCAGCCGCCCGAGCAGGTTTCCCGCGCGCTGGAGCAGCATATCTACAAGGTGCGCCGCAAGCTCTGCCTCGATGGCGAAGCGGGCTTCAAGCTCAAGGCCGTGTACGGAGGGGGCTACCGGCTGGACGCCACGCTGAGCACGCGGGCATCGGATGCGATGGGCTCGCTGACGTCGCTGGACGTGCAGGGGGCCATGCGGGGCGCCATGCAGGGCGCGTAG
- a CDS encoding alpha/beta hydrolase fold domain-containing protein: MHPEDPAFTLPTGAPAPVDPQIRAFLSKMAADAARYPRRDTVSIAEGRRIGEAVRAPWAQGGPEMAETTEQYVPTRHGPVRVRIYTPRERVMPGAFVYIHGGGFVLFSIDTHDRVMREYAARAGIVVIGIDYTRAPEAKFPQPLEECVDVVRWVHAEAATLGIDPKQLFVGGDSAGGNLSMGTCLTLRDEGEAGLLRGAVLNYGSYSNNLFRNSVVRYGAGDYGLSLHMMIWFRGLHIGKGQDFYDRRYNILGDSLENLPPLFMVITECDPLYDDNVELERRLRAIGADVESKIYPGTVHSFLEAVSIADVAGEAFDDTARWLQRKAG; encoded by the coding sequence ATGCACCCCGAAGATCCCGCTTTCACCCTGCCCACGGGCGCGCCCGCGCCCGTGGACCCCCAGATTCGTGCGTTTCTGAGCAAGATGGCGGCCGATGCCGCGAGGTATCCGCGCCGCGATACCGTATCGATCGCCGAAGGCCGCCGCATTGGCGAGGCGGTGCGTGCGCCATGGGCGCAGGGCGGCCCCGAGATGGCCGAGACGACGGAGCAGTATGTGCCGACGCGTCATGGCCCGGTGCGCGTGCGCATCTACACGCCGCGCGAGCGCGTCATGCCGGGCGCGTTCGTCTATATCCATGGCGGCGGCTTCGTGCTGTTCAGCATCGATACGCATGACCGCGTCATGCGCGAGTATGCGGCGCGCGCGGGCATCGTCGTCATCGGCATCGACTACACGCGCGCGCCGGAGGCCAAGTTTCCGCAACCGCTCGAGGAATGCGTCGATGTCGTGCGCTGGGTCCATGCCGAGGCCGCGACGCTCGGCATCGATCCGAAGCAGCTGTTCGTCGGTGGCGACTCGGCCGGCGGCAACCTGTCGATGGGCACATGCCTGACGCTGCGCGACGAAGGGGAGGCCGGGCTGCTGCGCGGTGCCGTGCTGAACTACGGCTCCTACAGCAACAACCTGTTCCGCAACTCCGTGGTGCGGTATGGCGCCGGAGATTACGGCCTGTCGCTCCATATGATGATCTGGTTCCGTGGCCTTCATATCGGCAAGGGGCAGGACTTCTACGACCGCCGCTACAACATCCTCGGCGATTCGCTGGAGAATCTGCCGCCGCTGTTCATGGTCATCACCGAGTGCGATCCGCTGTACGACGACAACGTCGAACTGGAGCGCCGGCTGCGCGCGATCGGCGCCGACGTCGAATCGAAGATCTACCCGGGCACCGTGCACAGCTTTCTGGAGGCGGTGTCCATCGCCGACGTGGCCGGCGAGGCCTTCGACGATACCGCGCGCTGGCTGCAGCGCAAGGCCGGCTGA
- a CDS encoding lytic transglycosylase domain-containing protein: MFRPSRLLLPLIALAASPAARADCFDEAAAYHHVNPHVLRAIAWVESRNRPDARNVNQNGSIDYGVMQVNSIHLRKLSEYGVDASTLMEPCKNVYVAAWHLRKQVDRYGNTWAAVGAYHSATPALRDGYAAKVQAVLRRWGHDTGAQ, translated from the coding sequence TTGTTCCGCCCGTCCCGGTTACTCCTGCCCTTGATCGCGCTGGCAGCAAGCCCTGCGGCGCGCGCGGACTGCTTCGACGAGGCAGCCGCGTACCATCACGTCAATCCGCACGTGCTGCGAGCCATCGCCTGGGTGGAGTCGCGCAATCGTCCCGACGCGCGCAATGTGAACCAGAACGGTTCGATCGATTACGGAGTAATGCAGGTGAACTCGATTCACCTGCGCAAGCTGTCCGAGTACGGCGTCGATGCCTCGACGCTCATGGAGCCTTGCAAGAACGTGTATGTGGCCGCGTGGCACCTGCGCAAGCAGGTGGATCGCTACGGCAATACCTGGGCCGCCGTGGGGGCCTATCACTCGGCCACGCCGGCGCTGCGCGACGGGTATGCCGCCAAGGTCCAGGCCGTGCTGCGGCGGTGGGGGCACGACACTGGCGCGCAGTAG
- a CDS encoding FMN-binding negative transcriptional regulator yields the protein MYTPSAYAEHDADALHAFMRAHSFASLITFGGARVNVTHLPFLLDTSREPVLYTHMARANAQLADLRAGAEALVVFQGPHAFVSPSWYENRHTFPTWNYTAVHARGAPTVLDDAEQVLDLLERTVARYDMPLRPPSGAWTLEGMPAETTRQRMGAIAGVRIPIAALEGKMKLNQDKSVADRMGVIGALEALGEPQGLAVAALMRDHADMQGAIPPVMTQVMTKE from the coding sequence ATGTACACACCTTCCGCATACGCCGAGCACGATGCCGATGCGCTGCACGCGTTCATGCGCGCGCACAGCTTTGCATCGCTCATCACGTTCGGCGGGGCGCGCGTCAACGTCACGCACCTGCCGTTCCTGCTGGATACGTCGCGCGAGCCCGTGCTCTATACCCATATGGCCCGCGCCAATGCGCAGCTGGCGGACCTGCGCGCGGGGGCGGAGGCGCTGGTCGTGTTCCAGGGGCCGCATGCGTTCGTGTCGCCCAGCTGGTACGAGAACCGCCACACATTCCCGACGTGGAATTACACTGCGGTGCATGCGCGCGGCGCGCCGACGGTGCTGGACGACGCGGAACAGGTGCTCGATCTGCTCGAACGGACCGTTGCGCGATACGATATGCCGTTGCGGCCGCCGAGCGGCGCATGGACGCTGGAGGGCATGCCCGCCGAGACCACGCGCCAGCGCATGGGCGCGATTGCGGGCGTGCGGATACCCATCGCCGCGCTGGAAGGCAAGATGAAGCTCAACCAGGACAAATCGGTGGCCGATCGCATGGGCGTGATCGGCGCGCTGGAGGCCCTGGGCGAGCCGCAGGGACTGGCGGTGGCCGCGCTGATGCGCGACCATGCCGACATGCAGGGGGCCATACCGCCTGTCATGACGCAGGTAATGACCAAAGAGTGA
- a CDS encoding amidase: MNLDDYRNLDGLAMAELLEKGETTSHALTRCAIDLAEAWDPTLNAITYPRYEESLDIARDWQPRGAFRGIPFLLKDSGFAHRRFPSSIGSRLFDDTVYPFDATVAGRFEAAGLIPFARSTVSELCMGASTEARRNGAPTRNPWDLGRSVGGSSGGAAAAVAARIVPVAHGSDGGGSIRIPAACCGVYGLKPSRGRVPMGPARGEGWGGMASDGVLSVTVRDTAAAMDAIGGYEPGAPYASPPQPEPYLEVVRRAQRLDDATGATGATGGAGALGKGRLRIGILREGWNGIGIAPECDAAVTHAARLLASLGHDVAEARLPVLDYSGFVIAHGNILATNVALAVDTKLKALDRAMRDDDIEPVLAKAYVIGKGLDAATYVDAVQRLHAIGRAFAAAMRDYDLLLTPTLTTLPAELGYLALDVDLPFREFRERAAGYATFLAVINAAGLPAASLPLSWTDAGLPVATQLIGHFGREDMVLAVSAQLEALAPWSQRKPTLAG, translated from the coding sequence ATGAACCTCGACGACTACCGTAACCTCGACGGCCTGGCGATGGCCGAACTGCTGGAGAAGGGCGAGACCACCTCGCATGCGCTGACGCGCTGCGCGATCGACCTCGCCGAAGCGTGGGACCCCACGCTGAATGCCATTACCTATCCGCGCTATGAAGAATCGCTGGACATCGCGCGGGACTGGCAGCCGCGCGGTGCGTTCCGCGGCATTCCGTTCCTGCTCAAGGACTCGGGCTTCGCCCACCGCCGTTTTCCGTCGAGCATCGGCTCGCGCCTGTTCGACGACACGGTCTATCCGTTCGATGCGACCGTGGCCGGCCGCTTCGAGGCGGCCGGACTGATCCCCTTTGCGCGCTCGACCGTGTCGGAGCTGTGCATGGGCGCCTCCACCGAAGCCCGCCGCAACGGCGCGCCGACGCGCAATCCGTGGGACCTCGGCCGTTCCGTGGGCGGGTCGAGCGGCGGTGCGGCCGCGGCCGTGGCCGCGCGCATCGTGCCGGTGGCGCACGGCAGCGACGGTGGCGGCTCCATCCGCATACCCGCCGCGTGCTGCGGTGTCTACGGCCTGAAGCCGTCGCGTGGCCGGGTGCCGATGGGTCCCGCGCGCGGCGAAGGGTGGGGCGGCATGGCCTCCGATGGCGTACTCAGCGTGACCGTGCGCGATACCGCCGCGGCAATGGATGCGATCGGCGGCTACGAGCCGGGCGCCCCCTATGCGTCGCCGCCGCAGCCGGAGCCGTATCTCGAGGTGGTCCGCCGCGCGCAGCGGCTCGACGATGCAACGGGCGCAACGGGCGCAACGGGAGGTGCGGGCGCTTTGGGCAAGGGCAGGCTGCGCATCGGCATCCTGCGCGAGGGCTGGAACGGCATCGGCATCGCGCCCGAATGCGATGCGGCCGTGACGCATGCCGCCAGGCTGCTGGCGTCGCTGGGCCACGACGTCGCCGAGGCGCGCCTGCCCGTGCTCGACTACTCGGGCTTCGTGATCGCGCACGGCAATATCCTCGCGACCAATGTGGCGCTGGCCGTGGATACGAAGCTCAAGGCCCTGGACCGGGCGATGCGCGACGACGATATCGAACCGGTGCTGGCCAAGGCGTACGTCATCGGCAAGGGCCTCGACGCCGCGACCTACGTCGACGCGGTGCAGCGCCTGCACGCGATCGGCCGCGCCTTCGCGGCCGCCATGCGCGACTACGACCTCCTGCTCACGCCCACGCTGACGACGTTGCCCGCCGAACTCGGCTACCTCGCGCTCGACGTCGATCTGCCGTTCCGCGAGTTCCGCGAACGCGCCGCGGGCTACGCGACGTTCCTCGCCGTCATCAACGCGGCGGGGCTGCCGGCTGCGAGCCTGCCCCTGTCGTGGACCGACGCGGGCTTGCCCGTGGCCACGCAGCTGATCGGCCATTTCGGTCGCGAGGACATGGTGCTCGCCGTGTCCGCGCAGCTCGAGGCGCTGGCCCCGTGGTCGCAGCGCAAACCGACGCTCGCCGGCTAA
- a CDS encoding ABC transporter substrate-binding protein produces MKPFTSTVSRWLAPLVLPIATAMVTAIATAPAATTAHAQAPTTARIVLHAPLRVLDPVLTNAYITRNHGYLVYDTLFAMDAAGKPQPQMVEAWKVSPDQLTYTFTLRKGLKFHDGSAVTADDVVASLKRWGDRDPMGQRLMAAMDKMEASGADTVQMRLKHPFGLMLDALAKPGSPVPFIMPRRIAAAPASQAITEVVGSGPYKFVPGDFQPGVKATYVKFADYVPRKDAPSAFAGAKVALVDRIELVNISDAQTAINALRSGEVDFVEDVPPDLMPQLEGVKAVALKPYGKNSNAFTMRMNWHQPPFNNVKVRRVALAALSEVDYLDAQIGDANVYQICGAVLTCVSPYASEEGATQTKKPDLARAKALLKESGYDGTKVVILHPTDLPILSSFASVTAQSLKQAGFNVEIQSMDWATLLARRTKKEPVAQGGWSIFHSSFSSLDLLSPVINPNLDGRGEAGYVGWSRNEEMEKLRDQFAGESDMAKRKQIAASIQKLSYDQVFFVPLGGYSKYKGYSKRLANMVDAPLPLFWAAKP; encoded by the coding sequence ATGAAACCGTTCACCTCCACTGTCTCCCGCTGGCTGGCGCCGCTCGTGCTGCCCATCGCAACGGCAATGGTCACGGCAATCGCCACCGCACCGGCCGCCACGACCGCGCACGCGCAGGCGCCGACGACGGCCCGCATCGTGCTGCACGCGCCGTTGCGCGTGCTCGACCCCGTGCTGACCAACGCGTATATCACGCGCAATCACGGCTATCTCGTCTATGACACGCTGTTCGCGATGGACGCCGCGGGCAAGCCGCAGCCGCAGATGGTGGAGGCGTGGAAGGTCTCGCCCGATCAGCTGACGTATACCTTCACGCTGCGCAAGGGGCTGAAGTTCCATGACGGATCGGCGGTGACCGCGGACGACGTGGTGGCCTCGCTCAAGCGCTGGGGCGATCGCGATCCGATGGGCCAGCGGCTGATGGCGGCGATGGACAAGATGGAGGCCAGCGGCGCCGATACGGTCCAGATGCGACTCAAGCATCCGTTCGGCCTGATGCTGGACGCGCTGGCCAAGCCCGGTTCGCCGGTGCCGTTCATCATGCCCAGGCGGATTGCCGCCGCGCCCGCATCGCAAGCCATTACCGAAGTCGTGGGCTCGGGCCCGTACAAGTTCGTGCCCGGCGACTTCCAGCCCGGCGTCAAGGCCACGTACGTGAAGTTCGCCGACTATGTGCCGCGCAAGGACGCGCCGTCCGCGTTTGCCGGTGCGAAGGTGGCGCTCGTCGACCGCATCGAACTCGTCAATATTTCCGACGCGCAGACCGCGATCAACGCGCTGCGCAGCGGCGAGGTGGACTTCGTCGAGGACGTGCCGCCGGACCTGATGCCGCAGCTGGAGGGCGTCAAGGCCGTCGCGCTCAAGCCGTATGGCAAGAACAGCAACGCCTTTACGATGCGTATGAACTGGCACCAGCCCCCGTTCAACAACGTCAAGGTCCGCCGCGTGGCGCTGGCCGCGCTGAGCGAGGTCGATTACCTCGACGCGCAGATCGGCGACGCCAATGTCTATCAGATCTGCGGCGCGGTACTGACCTGCGTGTCGCCGTATGCCTCGGAAGAGGGGGCCACGCAGACGAAGAAGCCGGACCTCGCGCGCGCGAAGGCACTGCTCAAGGAAAGCGGCTACGACGGGACCAAGGTCGTGATCCTGCATCCGACGGATCTGCCGATCCTGTCCAGCTTTGCCTCCGTCACCGCGCAATCGCTGAAGCAGGCCGGCTTCAATGTGGAAATCCAGTCGATGGACTGGGCCACGCTGCTGGCCCGCCGCACGAAGAAGGAACCGGTGGCGCAGGGCGGCTGGAGCATCTTCCATTCGAGCTTCAGCAGCCTGGACCTGCTGAGCCCCGTGATCAACCCGAACCTCGATGGCCGCGGCGAAGCGGGCTATGTGGGCTGGTCGCGGAACGAGGAGATGGAGAAGCTGCGCGACCAGTTCGCCGGAGAGAGCGATATGGCCAAACGCAAGCAGATCGCCGCGTCCATCCAGAAGCTCAGCTACGACCAGGTGTTCTTCGTGCCGCTGGGCGGGTATTCGAAGTACAAGGGTTACAGCAAGCGCCTGGCCAACATGGTCGATGCGCCGCTGCCGCTTTTCTGGGCCGCGAAGCCCTGA
- a CDS encoding ABC transporter ATP-binding protein yields the protein MSRPTEQASPPVLEVRNLTVRLPDGGDRRHAVQDVSLIVRPRETVCIVGESGSGKSVTSSAVMGLLPRDVLKIESGQILLAGQDITRATPAELQVLRGHRMAMIFQEPMTALNPLMRIGDQIAEVFTFHAKAMDAAARDRRVLALLADVHLPQPETIRHAYPHQLSGGQRQRVMIAMALAMEPGLIIADEPTTALDVTSQAQVLRLLKELSGHHDNGVLFITHDFDVVAEIADRVIVMQSGRIVEQGSADEVLNRPQHPYTQRLLDARPRGDFRAPPLPASAPTSLAVRDLTMRFETRSMFRSRRRSVLALDAVSLSVRRGETLGIVGESGSGKSTLGRCIARFNVPTSGEIELDGQSLSSMDRGASRAWRKRVQMVFQDPFRSFNPRLTIGRTLAEGPMNFGASHADVQARMREMLQLVSMDAGALDRYPHEFSGGQRQRLSIARALMMDPEILIADEAVSALDVSVQAQILDLLESIRERLGVSIVFITHDLRVAARLCHRIVVMQRGQIVEAGSAQDVFLRPRSAYTRDLVAAIPGQQGAGDAGRDPAAAPAGPQSPAGGSPAFMEARFA from the coding sequence ATGTCGCGACCCACCGAACAAGCTTCCCCGCCGGTCCTCGAAGTCCGCAACCTCACGGTGCGCCTGCCCGACGGCGGCGACCGCCGCCATGCGGTGCAGGATGTCTCGCTGATCGTCCGCCCGCGCGAAACCGTCTGCATCGTCGGCGAATCGGGGTCCGGCAAGTCCGTGACGTCGAGCGCCGTCATGGGTTTGCTCCCGCGCGACGTGCTCAAGATCGAGTCCGGCCAGATCCTGCTGGCCGGGCAGGACATCACGCGGGCCACGCCGGCCGAGCTCCAGGTGCTGCGCGGCCATCGCATGGCGATGATCTTCCAGGAGCCGATGACCGCGCTCAATCCGCTGATGCGCATCGGCGACCAGATCGCCGAGGTCTTTACGTTCCACGCGAAAGCGATGGACGCCGCCGCGCGCGACCGCCGCGTGCTCGCGCTGCTGGCGGACGTGCACCTGCCGCAGCCGGAGACGATTCGCCATGCGTATCCGCACCAGTTGTCCGGCGGTCAGCGCCAGCGCGTGATGATTGCCATGGCGCTCGCCATGGAGCCGGGTCTGATCATCGCCGACGAGCCGACCACGGCGCTCGACGTCACGTCGCAGGCGCAGGTGCTGCGGCTGCTCAAGGAACTGTCCGGCCATCACGACAACGGCGTGCTGTTCATCACGCACGACTTCGACGTGGTCGCCGAGATCGCCGATCGTGTCATCGTGATGCAGTCGGGCCGCATCGTCGAGCAGGGCAGCGCCGACGAGGTACTGAACCGTCCGCAGCATCCGTATACGCAACGGTTGCTCGACGCGCGGCCGCGCGGCGACTTCCGCGCGCCGCCGCTGCCGGCGTCCGCGCCCACGTCGCTGGCCGTGCGCGATCTGACGATGCGCTTCGAGACGCGTTCGATGTTCCGCTCGCGCCGCCGCAGCGTGCTCGCGCTCGATGCGGTGTCGTTGTCGGTCCGCCGTGGCGAGACGCTCGGCATCGTCGGCGAGTCGGGGTCGGGCAAGAGCACGCTCGGCCGCTGTATCGCACGTTTCAATGTGCCGACGTCCGGGGAGATCGAACTCGATGGGCAGTCGCTGTCGTCGATGGACCGCGGCGCCTCGCGCGCGTGGCGCAAGCGCGTGCAGATGGTCTTTCAGGACCCGTTCCGCTCGTTCAATCCGCGCCTGACCATCGGCCGCACGCTGGCCGAGGGCCCGATGAACTTCGGCGCGAGCCATGCCGACGTGCAGGCCCGCATGCGCGAGATGCTGCAGCTGGTCAGCATGGATGCCGGCGCGCTGGACCGCTATCCGCACGAGTTCTCGGGCGGCCAGCGGCAGCGGCTGTCCATTGCGCGCGCGCTGATGATGGACCCGGAGATCCTGATCGCCGATGAAGCCGTCTCCGCGCTCGATGTCTCCGTGCAGGCGCAGATTCTCGACCTGCTGGAGTCCATTCGCGAGCGGCTCGGCGTGAGCATCGTCTTTATCACGCACGACCTGCGCGTCGCGGCGCGACTGTGCCATCGCATCGTGGTGATGCAGCGCGGCCAGATCGTGGAGGCCGGCAGCGCGCAGGACGTGTTCCTGCGGCCGCGGAGCGCCTACACGCGCGACCTCGTCGCGGCCATTCCCGGGCAGCAGGGCGCTGGCGATGCGGGGCGCGATCCCGCCGCCGCGCCGGCGGGCCCGCAATCCCCCGCCGGCGGCTCGCCGGCTTTCATGGAGGCACGTTTCGCATGA
- a CDS encoding ABC transporter permease — protein sequence MSFSATLGTARRATRAVATDRAMLIALCLLLLLVVASVCAPYIAQHDPASLSPRMRLKPASAEYWLGTDSLGRDLLARVLYGGRLSIMLAALVSALSVVIGLVIGLAAGFVRRLDAPVMRVMDGIMAVPGLLLAVAMVALGGANIVTMVLAIAIPEIPRIARLVRSVVLSVREAPYVEASIGAGTPPLTVLWRHIMPSTINPLVVQATFVCAAAILTEAVLGFLGLGFPPEIPSLGTIIAEGRPYFQRAPWIVLYPGVFLALLILSVNVFGDALRDRLDPRLSRTRKG from the coding sequence ATGAGTTTCTCCGCGACCCTCGGAACCGCCCGGCGCGCCACGCGCGCCGTGGCCACCGACCGCGCGATGCTGATCGCGCTGTGCCTGCTGCTGTTGCTCGTGGTGGCGTCGGTCTGCGCCCCGTATATTGCGCAGCACGATCCCGCCTCGCTGTCGCCGCGCATGCGGCTCAAGCCGGCGTCGGCCGAATACTGGCTCGGCACCGACTCGCTCGGCCGCGACCTGCTGGCCCGCGTGCTCTATGGCGGGCGCCTGTCGATCATGCTGGCCGCGCTGGTCAGCGCGCTGTCGGTGGTCATCGGGCTCGTCATCGGCCTCGCGGCCGGCTTCGTGCGCCGGCTCGATGCACCGGTCATGCGCGTGATGGACGGCATCATGGCCGTGCCGGGCCTGCTGCTGGCCGTGGCGATGGTCGCGCTCGGCGGTGCCAATATCGTCACGATGGTGCTGGCGATCGCGATTCCGGAAATCCCCCGTATCGCGCGGCTGGTGCGCAGCGTGGTGCTGTCCGTGCGCGAGGCGCCGTACGTGGAAGCGTCGATCGGCGCGGGCACGCCGCCGCTGACCGTGCTGTGGCGCCACATCATGCCCAGCACGATCAACCCGCTCGTGGTGCAGGCCACGTTCGTATGCGCGGCCGCGATTCTCACCGAAGCGGTGCTCGGCTTCCTCGGCCTGGGCTTTCCGCCCGAGATTCCGAGTCTCGGTACGATCATCGCCGAGGGCCGGCCGTACTTTCAGCGTGCGCCGTGGATCGTGCTGTATCCGGGCGTGTTCCTTGCATTGCTGATCCTGTCCGTCAACGTATTCGGCGACGCGCTGCGCGATCGCCTCGACCCGCGCCTGTCGCGCACCAGAAAGGGCTGA